A stretch of Carya illinoinensis cultivar Pawnee chromosome 14, C.illinoinensisPawnee_v1, whole genome shotgun sequence DNA encodes these proteins:
- the LOC122293313 gene encoding SAGA-associated factor 11-like: MSGFNEDNKASHAQLSSQFFGDLLDSIIVDVASECHRIARLGLDRNLEEEEEELRLSAQARVRVADPSNSGESNSKYVVDIFGQTHPPVANEIFDCMNCGRSIMAGRFAPHLEKCMGKGRKARLKVTRSSTAVQNRYSQGSPVSTYSPYSNSTNTSRLSNGTSGVAGEEYSNGTFQEP, translated from the exons ATGTCAGGGTTTAACGAGGATAATAAGGCTTCACATGCTCAG CTTTCATCTCAGTTTTTTGGGGATCTCCTGGATTCCATTATTGTTGATGTAGCATCTGAGTGTCACCGAATAGCAAGGTTGGGCCTTGATCGTAAtttggaagaagaggaagaagaactgAGACTGTCAGCACAAGCCCGGGTAAGGGTAGCTGATCCTAGTAATAGTGGTGAATCTAATAGCAAGTACGTGGTTGACATATTTGGACAAACCCATCCTCCTGTAGcaaatgaaatatttgattgcATGAATTGTGGTCGATCTATCATGGCTGGAAGATTTGCTCCTCATCTAGAGAAATGCATGGGGAAG GGTAGAAAGGCTCGACTCAAGGTAACAAGAAGTAGCACAGCTGTGCAGAACCGGTATTCACAAGGCAGCCCTGTTTCCACATACTCTCCTTATTCAAATTCCACCAACACAAGCCGGTTATCAAATGGAACATCCGGTGTTGCAGGTGAGGAATATTCAAATGGCACATTTCAAGAGCCATGA
- the LOC122293340 gene encoding BAG family molecular chaperone regulator 4-like isoform X1, translating to MKSSTSKRRVNDGFNREIGWELRPGGMLVQRRDVGDASSGPMIKIKVSHGSYHHDITVPAQSTFGDLKMVLSHETGLEPKEQRLLFRGKEKEDKECLEMAGVKDTSKVILLEDPASKEKKLKEMQRNQCILKACEAVAKVRAEVERLSEKIIALEATVRSGGKIMDKEFVVLTELLMMQLLKLDSIEADGEAKVQRRIEVRRVQSFVDMLDKLKAQNSNPFSNSKDVESMNTKWETFESGLGSLHAPTPLQSSTKITQDWVVFD from the exons ATGAAAAGCTCAACTTCAAAGCGTAGAGTGAATGATGGCTTTAATAGAGAGATTGGTTGGGAGCTCAGGCCGGGTGGCATGCTTGTTCAAAGGAGAGATGTTGGGGATGCATCGTCTGGGCCTATGATCAAGATCAAAGTCTCCCATGGTTCTTATCATCATGATATCACTGTCCCTGCCCAATCCACTTTCG GGGATTTGAAAATGGTTCTTTCCCATGAGACTGGTCTGGAGCCTAAGGAGCAAAGATTGTTGTTTCGAGGGAAAGAAAAGGAGGATAAGGAATGCTTGGAAATGGCAGGTGTAAAAGATACGTCCAAAGTTATACTGTTGGAGGACCCGGCTAGCAAAGAGAAGAAGCTCAAGGAGATGCAGAGAAATCAATGTATACTAAAGGCCTGTGAGGCAGTTGCCAAAGTGAGAGCAGAGGTTGAGAGGCTTTCAGAGAAG ATTATTGCTTTGGAGGCAACCGTTCGCAGTGGCGGCAAGATCATGGATAAGGAATTTGTTGTATTGACGGAGTTGCTCATGATGCAGTTGCTTAAATTGGATTCTATTGAGGCTGATGGAGAAGCAAAAGTGCAGAGACGGATTGAG GTTCGTCGAGTCCAGAGCTTTGTAGACATGCTCGACAAGCTCAAGGCACAAAACTCCAACCCCTTTAGCAACAGTAAGGATGTGGAGTCAATGAATACCAAATGGGAGACTTTTGAGTCGGGATTGGGAAGCCTGCATGCCCCAACCCCACTGCAATCCTCTACCAAAATAACTCAGGACTGGGTAGTGTTCGACTAA
- the LOC122293340 gene encoding BAG family molecular chaperone regulator 4-like isoform X2, protein MKSSTSKRRVNDGFNREIGWELRPGGMLVQRRDVGDASSGPMIKIKVSHGSYHHDITVPAQSTFGDLKMVLSHETGLEPKEQRLLFRGKEKEDKECLEMAGVKDTSKVILLEDPASKEKKLKEMQRNQCILKACEAVAKVRAEVERLSEKLLKLDSIEADGEAKVQRRIEVRRVQSFVDMLDKLKAQNSNPFSNSKDVESMNTKWETFESGLGSLHAPTPLQSSTKITQDWVVFD, encoded by the exons ATGAAAAGCTCAACTTCAAAGCGTAGAGTGAATGATGGCTTTAATAGAGAGATTGGTTGGGAGCTCAGGCCGGGTGGCATGCTTGTTCAAAGGAGAGATGTTGGGGATGCATCGTCTGGGCCTATGATCAAGATCAAAGTCTCCCATGGTTCTTATCATCATGATATCACTGTCCCTGCCCAATCCACTTTCG GGGATTTGAAAATGGTTCTTTCCCATGAGACTGGTCTGGAGCCTAAGGAGCAAAGATTGTTGTTTCGAGGGAAAGAAAAGGAGGATAAGGAATGCTTGGAAATGGCAGGTGTAAAAGATACGTCCAAAGTTATACTGTTGGAGGACCCGGCTAGCAAAGAGAAGAAGCTCAAGGAGATGCAGAGAAATCAATGTATACTAAAGGCCTGTGAGGCAGTTGCCAAAGTGAGAGCAGAGGTTGAGAGGCTTTCAGAGAAG TTGCTTAAATTGGATTCTATTGAGGCTGATGGAGAAGCAAAAGTGCAGAGACGGATTGAG GTTCGTCGAGTCCAGAGCTTTGTAGACATGCTCGACAAGCTCAAGGCACAAAACTCCAACCCCTTTAGCAACAGTAAGGATGTGGAGTCAATGAATACCAAATGGGAGACTTTTGAGTCGGGATTGGGAAGCCTGCATGCCCCAACCCCACTGCAATCCTCTACCAAAATAACTCAGGACTGGGTAGTGTTCGACTAA